The Sporocytophaga myxococcoides genome contains a region encoding:
- a CDS encoding O-methyltransferase, producing MEFISKDLEQYVEQHSTPESDLLKRLDRETHAKILMPRMVSGHIQGRFLSMISHMIKPQIVLEIGTFTGYSAICLAEGLPPEGKLITIDVNEEIESFARSFIEKSDKGKQIEQKIGNALDIIPELDMQFDLVFIDADKINYQKYYDLVFDKVKQGGYILADNVLWSGKVFKDIPRMDKDTKALMDFNDMVQNDERVENVMLPVRDGLLLIRKK from the coding sequence ATGGAATTCATATCAAAAGATCTGGAACAATATGTAGAACAACATTCTACTCCTGAGTCAGACCTGCTAAAGAGACTTGACAGGGAAACACATGCCAAGATTTTAATGCCGAGAATGGTTTCCGGGCATATACAGGGAAGATTTCTTTCAATGATTTCTCATATGATTAAACCTCAAATTGTGCTTGAAATAGGTACTTTTACGGGGTATTCTGCTATTTGCCTAGCTGAAGGGTTACCTCCTGAAGGAAAACTCATTACAATTGATGTTAATGAAGAAATAGAGTCTTTTGCACGTAGCTTTATTGAAAAGTCAGATAAGGGAAAGCAGATTGAACAAAAAATAGGAAATGCTCTTGATATAATTCCAGAGCTGGATATGCAATTTGATCTTGTGTTCATAGATGCGGATAAAATCAATTATCAGAAATATTATGATCTGGTGTTTGACAAAGTTAAGCAAGGGGGATATATACTTGCTGATAACGTGCTTTGGAGCGGTAAGGTATTTAAAGATATTCCCAGGATGGATAAAGATACCAAAGCACTTATGGATTTTAATGACATGGTTCAGAATGATGAAAGGGTTGAAAATGTGATGTTACCTGTCAGAGACGGGCTTTTACTGATAAGAAAAAAATGA
- a CDS encoding response regulator: MKEVQVNSVMLVDDNDTDNFIHKRVIELTGFAKNIIVKNSGKSALEFLESNKSNLDALPDLIFLDINMPIVDGFVFLFEYENFPDPVKDKCKIVILSSSDSKRDIDRIVDNEYVINFITKPLSEEALDDLKTIL, from the coding sequence ATGAAAGAGGTACAGGTAAATTCTGTAATGCTGGTAGATGATAATGATACAGATAATTTTATCCATAAAAGAGTAATCGAGCTAACCGGATTTGCAAAAAATATAATTGTTAAAAATTCAGGTAAGAGTGCATTGGAATTTTTGGAATCCAACAAGTCTAACCTGGATGCCTTGCCTGATCTGATTTTTCTTGATATTAACATGCCGATAGTTGATGGTTTTGTATTCCTTTTTGAATATGAAAACTTCCCTGATCCGGTTAAAGATAAATGTAAAATAGTTATTCTTTCGAGTTCTGACAGTAAGAGGGATATCGATAGAATCGTTGATAATGAGTATGTGATCAACTTTATCACCAAGCCGCTCTCTGAAGAAGCTCTGGATGATTTAAAAACGATATTGTAA
- a CDS encoding PAS domain-containing protein, whose product MEIADLILTAKDERNIKSRKSDISVYRIILFLTTAFTLLLRYLFVKENPEAFDPLSIRLVLSSGLILILVLSFIWKYRDRMAYLNYSVIFSYSIYILFLIRRNDFATNYLLEFILLIVIICLAFQNRLHLKIYLACIFIAFFISAFLYLDSYLDIFVKTSLIGIFCIAIVTFFSSRFEIEKRLEIRENLLNTIFNESPDAMLIADPSSSIILNCNERAISIFKIQDRRDLIGNNLNFLLKYPNSTGAWNNLKKKVDKSRFLVQELEFKTVHGQAFWGSEAITEIQVGSKAYWLVRISDITERVKDKKTIEESRKILNQIIDLVPHPIFLKDNEGRFVIVNKTVADRYEVVPEEMVGKKDSDFIDPVLSVELLKDDREVIENAREKFIPEESLTFFDRNYTYQTIKIPFYFEDATKPGVLSISIDITELKEAEKVIRESESKYKMLMEQASDGIYLTDKFGNILSVNAKACEMFGYTDQEFKKLNVRSLVDLKSVKEELIFALFNNEPVITELVCKRKDNSEFTVELSATRLDDGLLQGIIRDITARKKLEKILQDNEKKFRALIENSSDIIMILNEDFKISYVSVSVARILGHTYISLVGKTIFELFDHEGIDKISKFLSDTIACPGQNQTVEELKILTLNGSSKIVEIVAVNLLSDPVIQGIVLNCHDITKRKNTENELINTNFELDSFVYKASHDLKAPLRSVMGLIKLAKLESKDSTQHMYLDMMSKSVNSLDTFIKDLTTFSRNTRLDIEANIIDFSVVLEESLNNLKYMEHAEKIRINKSVNINVNFYSDLTRLSTIVNNLISNAIKYHRFENNIPYINISIKTDYEKAEIVVEDNGSGIDPLHINKIFDMFYRASENSYGSGLGLYIVKNAVKKLGGSINVSSELDEGSSFKVVIPNLVNDIN is encoded by the coding sequence ATGGAAATTGCAGATCTGATATTAACTGCAAAAGATGAACGAAATATAAAAAGCAGGAAATCGGATATTTCTGTTTACAGGATTATTTTATTCCTAACAACAGCTTTTACTTTACTGCTCAGGTATTTATTTGTAAAGGAAAATCCAGAGGCATTTGATCCGCTTTCTATACGGCTTGTGCTTTCATCAGGGTTAATTCTCATTCTGGTGTTATCTTTTATCTGGAAATACAGGGATAGGATGGCATACCTGAATTACTCGGTTATTTTTTCTTATTCCATATATATACTTTTTCTTATCAGGAGGAATGATTTTGCGACTAATTACCTGTTAGAATTTATATTACTGATAGTAATCATCTGTCTGGCTTTTCAGAACCGTCTTCACCTTAAGATTTATCTGGCATGTATCTTTATTGCTTTCTTTATATCCGCTTTTCTGTATCTGGATTCTTATCTGGATATATTTGTTAAAACAAGCCTGATTGGAATTTTTTGCATTGCTATTGTCACTTTTTTTAGTAGCAGGTTTGAAATTGAAAAGCGCTTAGAAATTCGGGAAAATCTGTTGAATACCATTTTCAATGAATCACCTGATGCTATGTTAATAGCGGATCCTTCAAGTTCTATTATTTTGAATTGTAATGAAAGGGCTATTTCAATCTTTAAGATTCAGGACAGAAGAGATCTGATAGGCAATAACCTTAATTTTCTTCTGAAGTATCCCAACAGCACAGGAGCATGGAATAATTTAAAAAAGAAGGTTGATAAAAGCCGTTTTCTTGTTCAGGAGCTTGAGTTTAAAACAGTGCATGGACAAGCTTTCTGGGGAAGTGAAGCTATTACTGAAATCCAGGTTGGCTCTAAAGCTTATTGGCTGGTAAGAATTTCGGATATCACAGAAAGGGTAAAAGACAAAAAGACGATAGAAGAAAGTCGTAAAATCCTCAATCAGATTATAGATTTGGTGCCACACCCGATATTCCTGAAGGATAATGAAGGAAGGTTTGTTATTGTCAACAAAACGGTGGCTGACAGATATGAGGTAGTTCCTGAAGAAATGGTAGGTAAAAAAGACAGTGATTTTATAGATCCTGTATTATCTGTGGAACTGCTTAAAGATGACAGAGAGGTAATAGAGAATGCTAGAGAAAAATTTATTCCTGAAGAATCTCTGACTTTTTTTGATAGAAATTATACATATCAGACAATCAAAATTCCTTTTTATTTTGAAGATGCTACAAAGCCAGGAGTACTTAGTATTTCCATAGATATTACGGAGCTTAAAGAAGCGGAAAAGGTTATAAGAGAAAGCGAAAGTAAGTATAAGATGCTCATGGAGCAGGCTTCAGACGGTATTTATCTTACTGATAAATTCGGTAATATTCTAAGCGTTAATGCCAAAGCCTGTGAGATGTTTGGCTATACAGATCAGGAGTTTAAAAAACTGAATGTTCGAAGCCTGGTAGATCTGAAAAGCGTAAAAGAAGAACTCATTTTTGCGTTGTTCAATAATGAGCCTGTCATAACAGAACTTGTATGCAAAAGAAAAGACAATTCAGAATTTACAGTAGAGCTTAGTGCTACCAGACTTGATGACGGATTATTGCAAGGAATTATAAGAGATATTACAGCAAGAAAGAAGCTTGAAAAAATTCTTCAGGATAATGAAAAAAAGTTCAGAGCGTTAATAGAGAACTCATCAGATATTATTATGATCCTTAATGAGGATTTTAAAATATCTTATGTGAGTGTTTCTGTGGCTCGTATACTGGGGCACACCTACATTAGTCTTGTAGGTAAAACTATCTTTGAGCTTTTTGATCACGAAGGAATAGACAAGATTTCTAAATTCTTATCAGATACCATTGCTTGTCCAGGCCAGAACCAAACAGTAGAAGAGCTTAAGATTCTTACGCTTAACGGATCTTCTAAGATTGTTGAAATAGTAGCGGTTAATTTACTTAGTGATCCGGTAATTCAAGGTATAGTTCTGAACTGTCATGATATTACCAAGAGAAAGAATACTGAAAATGAATTAATAAATACAAATTTTGAGCTGGATAGCTTTGTTTATAAAGCCTCACATGACCTGAAGGCTCCATTGAGATCAGTGATGGGGCTAATAAAGCTGGCTAAACTTGAAAGCAAAGATTCTACTCAGCATATGTATCTGGATATGATGAGTAAAAGCGTAAATAGCCTTGATACATTTATTAAAGACCTCACCACTTTTTCACGTAATACCAGACTTGATATTGAAGCAAATATTATAGATTTCAGCGTTGTATTGGAAGAGTCTCTCAACAACCTTAAGTACATGGAACATGCTGAAAAGATCAGAATAAATAAGAGTGTTAATATAAATGTAAATTTCTACTCAGATCTTACACGCTTAAGTACCATTGTAAACAATTTAATTTCAAACGCTATAAAATACCATAGATTTGAAAATAATATTCCCTATATTAACATTTCAATTAAGACGGACTACGAGAAGGCAGAGATAGTTGTGGAAGACAATGGGAGCGGGATAGATCCCCTTCATATCAACAAAATTTTTGATATGTTTTACAGAGCTTCAGAAAATTCGTATGGTTCCGGATTGGGATTGTATATTGTAAAGAATGCGGTGAAAAAACTCGGAGGATCTATTAACGTATCTTCAGAGCTTGATGAAGGAAGCTCATTTAAAGTTGTTATCCCCAATCTGGTAAATGATATAAACTAA
- a CDS encoding LysM peptidoglycan-binding domain-containing protein: protein MMRKGLFVWLLFIHQLVLGQIPEVPEKIYFVDMELRFTDKARKTIQAEVDALYRNPKYLDLKVEKADLYFPLVEKVFREEDFPDEFKYLAIQESSLVPDAVSSSKAVGYWQFKKESAIEVGLRVDHDIDERMNIVSASRGAAKYLKRNNATLNNWIYALLSYNLGLGGVQPHVEKKYVGSKKMEIDGGMHWYVIKFLAHKIAYQDKVGKNPKPNFKLVEYTNCHHKSLEEIADETRVAKEDVLSYNKWVLSRKIPNDKTYVVVLLSKADQQIVMASQNESEKVVNSERKGGWHLFRRKQEIVPDIPVGEIPILSEINGLKVIKAKEGDSFAKLAYQGGITTTQLLAYNDLNTFDKVKPGKIYYLEPKRSRAIVMFHTVKPGETLQDVSDQYGIRVNDIKRKNRMKLSEKALKPGRVLWLKKRRPKDTPIEIKPVIIDKIPETVKTPVENNEVIKDLKTEEKPEAKVVEAKPEVKNKAAEPKDESIFMDSYIRTTDPDIEKNYQIHIVETGQTLYGISKMYSTTVDSLKYFNYLEGGLKPGYQLKIREINTTRKTGSTEIKGSGSGNFFIHKVEKGETLYSISRKYSVSVKEIQEWNSKNDNAVSIGEELKILKVK from the coding sequence ATGATGAGAAAAGGATTGTTTGTTTGGTTATTATTCATTCATCAGCTTGTACTTGGCCAGATCCCGGAAGTACCGGAAAAAATATATTTTGTCGATATGGAGCTGAGGTTTACGGATAAAGCCAGAAAGACTATACAAGCAGAAGTAGATGCGCTCTATCGTAACCCAAAATATTTAGATTTAAAAGTTGAAAAAGCAGATTTATACTTTCCACTTGTAGAAAAAGTATTTAGAGAAGAGGATTTCCCGGATGAGTTTAAATACCTGGCTATCCAGGAAAGCAGCCTTGTTCCTGATGCTGTCTCTTCTTCAAAGGCTGTAGGATATTGGCAGTTTAAGAAGGAAAGTGCCATTGAAGTCGGACTGCGTGTGGATCATGATATCGATGAGCGAATGAATATAGTCTCTGCTTCCAGAGGTGCCGCAAAATATCTTAAGAGAAACAATGCAACTTTGAACAACTGGATCTACGCTCTATTGTCCTACAACCTTGGTCTTGGTGGAGTTCAGCCACATGTTGAAAAAAAATATGTTGGTAGTAAGAAGATGGAAATTGATGGCGGAATGCATTGGTATGTTATCAAGTTTCTGGCACATAAAATAGCTTACCAGGACAAAGTAGGTAAAAATCCCAAGCCAAATTTTAAACTTGTAGAATATACAAATTGTCATCATAAATCTCTTGAAGAAATAGCTGATGAAACCCGTGTAGCAAAAGAAGATGTGTTGAGCTATAACAAATGGGTATTGAGCAGAAAGATTCCTAATGATAAAACATATGTAGTTGTCTTGCTTTCAAAAGCAGATCAGCAGATAGTGATGGCAAGTCAGAATGAATCTGAAAAAGTGGTTAATTCAGAGAGAAAAGGGGGATGGCATTTATTCAGAAGGAAACAGGAAATTGTACCCGATATTCCTGTGGGTGAAATTCCTATTTTGTCAGAGATAAATGGATTAAAGGTAATTAAAGCAAAAGAAGGAGATTCATTCGCTAAGCTGGCCTATCAGGGGGGAATTACAACAACTCAGCTTTTAGCTTATAATGATCTTAATACTTTCGATAAAGTGAAGCCAGGTAAGATCTATTATCTGGAACCTAAAAGAAGCAGAGCTATTGTAATGTTTCATACAGTAAAGCCCGGAGAAACCCTCCAAGACGTTTCCGATCAATACGGAATTAGAGTTAATGATATTAAGAGGAAAAACAGGATGAAGCTGTCTGAAAAGGCTCTTAAACCTGGACGAGTATTATGGCTGAAGAAAAGACGTCCAAAGGATACGCCAATTGAAATTAAGCCTGTCATTATTGATAAGATTCCTGAGACAGTAAAGACTCCGGTTGAGAATAATGAGGTCATCAAAGATCTAAAAACTGAAGAAAAGCCGGAGGCAAAGGTTGTAGAAGCAAAGCCAGAGGTTAAAAATAAGGCGGCTGAACCAAAAGATGAGTCTATATTTATGGACAGCTATATCAGGACAACCGATCCGGATATTGAGAAAAATTATCAGATTCACATTGTGGAAACAGGTCAGACTTTATACGGTATCTCAAAAATGTATTCAACTACTGTTGATTCTCTTAAATATTTTAATTACCTGGAAGGTGGCTTGAAACCAGGATATCAGTTAAAAATCAGAGAGATCAATACTACTCGCAAAACAGGAAGCACAGAAATTAAAGGTTCTGGATCAGGTAATTTTTTCATTCATAAAGTAGAGAAAGGAGAAACGCTTTACAGTATTTCAAGAAAATATAGTGTTTCGGTAAAGGAAATTCAGGAGTGGAATAGTAAAAATGATAATGCGGTTTCAATTGGTGAAGAACTGAAAATTTTGAAGGTTAAGTAA
- a CDS encoding PAS domain S-box protein: MNIKNLDKKGLNSILESAPVPLVITDRTFSVLYLNRKAKDLLGEKYLARKEDSFLEIFSQDLNSIPSNALPDSPSRVLLAPFGKEGKFYECELNYDKSSDDQILHFWLNEKQGGFLKGDFAKLFDSVLEGIFLIGNNGIILEANPAAARIYNLSIETIRNSNIKDLFPHQPVEDQNSYWNGFMKNKFIDGFYKYKISQEEIRYIQFRGVADFLPGIHLAVFEDATERTNAGKAYRSSAASLNAIFENSNQFIFLFDLHAKIVTANTKAFEWIADLFTTKIVLGTPLSGLEKKGLSFFSVSFFEEVKKGLSLVKEYKLSLARKELSWIEVDYFPVFENEIVVGVCIKITDITERKRTQAVLEEKEARFRSLFLNSSDLIMVLDDSGTIKYSSSSSNRIIQMNAEELSGKKYVSFVHSEEKESFNNKFENILQNKLQVSIEHRFVSESGKTVYVDCIFNNLTGDPYVQGIVVNMRDISESKSREEYLLLLERAIDNSKNGVIITDFLQDYNPVIYANRAIETITGYPIHEVVGKNSEFLLGPEPNLKDLKRIAEVKNNTIPVKTVVKSYKKDGTLFYKELSISPVFNKEGLLTNLIGILNDDSERIIAEKSLLEVSKGIDDNNSNAFYASLAEHLGKHFAADHILFIEKEEDGRILIKGQWSSQFDEFTVSNDQKNPFWSRVFSETSFFHYEEELKEFPEIYNKGIRNLCALPLTGNSGNSIGVILLLRKGKFLNHAFLEIILNLLSLRLLAEFERDRNISALLSSEGKFRSLAENSPDIIYIINLEERKIKYFNRDKILGFPSTDLIYSDAWEKIVHQDDVNKVARHWNKYLKSKGVDSASIEYRLKHKNGYYEWVNNRHVIIERDPGGKPLNVLLNITVITNRKRAEDALRENQARLTALIENTNDIVWSINTQYHFTTMNNAFQAFARKYFHYEARVGDKLTDIFPSQVRDYWKEQHTRALKGERFAVELQIPDDFLSFEINFNPIYSDKEEISGASVFARDITQRKKTENEIIQANFELDSFVYRASHDLRAPLRSVLGLISLVKLEENEDQRNYYLKLVEKSIDKLDYFISDLTDFSRNSRTEIEIEKIDFNATIADCIDNLKYMEKAEEIEMRKNFMTNVPFYSDSRRITIIFQNLLSNAIKYQNHKSVKPFVELSVTTFPDRAEISITDNGRGIREEYLNKVFNMFFRASQDSYGSGLGLYITKQVVEKLNGKIEVFSQFGKGTTFRLNLPNLENNNYY, from the coding sequence TTGAATATCAAAAATCTAGATAAAAAAGGTTTAAACTCAATCCTTGAATCTGCTCCTGTTCCATTAGTTATTACAGACAGGACTTTTTCAGTACTCTACCTTAACAGAAAGGCAAAAGATCTGTTAGGTGAAAAGTACCTTGCGCGCAAGGAAGACAGTTTTCTTGAAATTTTTTCTCAGGATCTAAATTCAATTCCTTCTAATGCTTTGCCGGACAGTCCATCCCGAGTGCTTCTAGCACCATTTGGGAAAGAAGGAAAGTTTTATGAGTGTGAACTCAATTATGACAAATCCAGTGATGATCAGATACTACACTTCTGGTTGAATGAAAAACAGGGCGGCTTCCTAAAAGGGGATTTTGCCAAACTCTTTGATTCAGTTTTGGAAGGAATTTTTTTAATAGGTAATAATGGTATCATTCTCGAAGCAAATCCTGCAGCAGCAAGAATCTATAATTTATCTATAGAAACAATTAGGAATAGTAATATCAAAGATCTCTTCCCTCACCAGCCTGTAGAAGATCAAAACAGCTACTGGAATGGATTTATGAAGAATAAATTCATTGATGGTTTTTATAAATATAAAATCAGCCAAGAGGAAATCAGATATATACAGTTCAGAGGAGTAGCAGACTTTCTCCCAGGTATTCATCTCGCTGTATTTGAAGATGCCACTGAAAGAACAAATGCAGGAAAAGCTTATAGGTCTTCAGCTGCAAGTCTTAATGCAATTTTTGAAAATAGTAATCAGTTTATATTTCTTTTCGACCTTCATGCTAAAATAGTAACTGCTAATACCAAAGCTTTTGAATGGATAGCAGATTTATTCACTACTAAAATTGTACTAGGTACACCTCTCTCAGGCCTTGAAAAGAAAGGGCTATCGTTTTTTTCGGTCTCTTTTTTTGAAGAGGTAAAAAAAGGATTATCGTTGGTAAAGGAATATAAACTTTCTTTAGCCAGGAAGGAACTAAGCTGGATAGAAGTAGATTATTTTCCAGTTTTTGAAAATGAAATAGTGGTGGGAGTCTGTATCAAAATTACAGACATTACAGAAAGAAAAAGAACTCAGGCTGTTCTTGAAGAAAAAGAAGCACGCTTTCGTTCTTTATTTCTTAATTCTTCAGATCTTATAATGGTTCTGGATGATTCTGGTACTATAAAGTACTCAAGTTCTTCCAGCAACAGGATCATTCAGATGAATGCAGAGGAACTGAGTGGTAAAAAGTATGTGTCATTTGTTCATTCTGAAGAGAAAGAAAGCTTTAATAACAAGTTTGAAAATATTTTACAGAATAAACTTCAGGTTTCTATAGAGCACCGCTTTGTTTCAGAGAGCGGTAAAACAGTATATGTAGATTGCATCTTCAATAATTTGACTGGAGACCCCTATGTCCAGGGAATTGTAGTGAATATGCGGGATATTTCAGAATCAAAGAGCAGAGAGGAATATTTACTGCTATTAGAGAGGGCCATAGACAATAGTAAAAACGGTGTTATCATTACAGATTTTTTGCAGGACTATAATCCTGTTATCTATGCAAATAGAGCTATTGAGACAATTACAGGATACCCGATTCATGAAGTAGTGGGTAAGAACAGCGAATTTCTGCTGGGACCTGAGCCAAATCTGAAAGATCTGAAAAGAATAGCAGAGGTTAAAAACAATACAATACCTGTTAAAACAGTTGTAAAAAGCTATAAGAAAGACGGAACCTTATTTTATAAAGAATTATCAATTTCTCCCGTTTTTAACAAAGAGGGGTTATTAACAAATTTAATCGGAATATTAAATGATGATTCGGAAAGGATAATTGCGGAAAAGTCATTACTAGAAGTTTCTAAAGGAATTGATGATAATAACTCCAACGCATTTTATGCTTCACTTGCAGAACATTTAGGAAAGCATTTTGCTGCTGATCATATACTTTTCATTGAGAAAGAAGAAGACGGAAGAATTTTAATTAAAGGACAATGGAGTTCACAGTTTGATGAGTTCACAGTTTCAAATGATCAAAAGAATCCTTTCTGGTCAAGAGTATTCAGCGAAACCTCATTTTTTCATTATGAAGAGGAATTAAAAGAATTTCCGGAAATCTATAACAAGGGCATTCGAAACCTTTGTGCCTTACCTCTAACAGGCAATTCAGGTAATTCAATTGGAGTTATTTTATTATTGAGAAAAGGGAAATTTTTAAATCACGCCTTTCTTGAAATAATATTAAATCTACTTTCATTACGTCTGCTTGCTGAATTTGAAAGAGACAGGAATATTTCTGCATTGCTGTCAAGTGAGGGAAAATTCAGGAGCCTTGCAGAAAATTCTCCGGATATCATTTACATTATAAATCTTGAAGAAAGAAAGATTAAATATTTTAACAGAGATAAAATTCTGGGATTTCCCTCGACTGACCTTATTTATTCAGATGCCTGGGAAAAAATAGTCCATCAGGATGATGTAAATAAGGTTGCAAGGCATTGGAATAAATATTTAAAATCCAAAGGAGTGGACAGTGCTTCCATTGAGTACAGGCTGAAGCATAAAAATGGTTATTATGAATGGGTAAACAATCGTCATGTAATAATAGAAAGGGATCCGGGAGGAAAGCCCTTGAATGTGCTTCTGAATATTACTGTTATAACTAATAGGAAAAGAGCTGAAGATGCTTTAAGAGAAAACCAGGCAAGGCTTACGGCACTGATAGAGAATACAAACGATATTGTCTGGTCAATCAATACACAATATCATTTCACAACAATGAACAATGCTTTTCAGGCATTTGCAAGAAAATATTTTCATTATGAGGCAAGGGTTGGGGATAAATTAACAGATATCTTTCCTTCACAAGTCAGAGATTATTGGAAAGAACAGCATACAAGAGCATTGAAAGGAGAACGATTTGCGGTTGAATTACAGATCCCTGATGATTTTCTATCCTTTGAAATCAATTTTAACCCGATTTATTCAGATAAGGAAGAGATAAGTGGTGCCAGCGTATTTGCAAGAGATATTACTCAAAGAAAAAAAACTGAAAATGAGATTATTCAGGCCAATTTTGAACTGGATAGCTTCGTTTACAGAGCATCTCATGATCTCAGAGCTCCGCTTCGGTCAGTATTAGGTCTTATTTCTCTTGTGAAATTAGAGGAGAATGAAGATCAAAGAAATTATTATCTTAAATTGGTTGAAAAAAGCATAGATAAACTGGATTACTTTATTTCCGATTTAACAGATTTTTCCCGAAACAGCAGGACGGAAATTGAAATTGAAAAAATAGACTTTAACGCTACAATAGCAGATTGTATTGATAATCTGAAATATATGGAAAAGGCAGAGGAGATAGAAATGAGGAAAAATTTTATGACAAATGTTCCTTTTTATTCAGATTCAAGAAGAATCACTATTATTTTTCAAAATCTGTTAAGTAATGCAATTAAGTATCAAAATCATAAGAGTGTTAAACCTTTTGTTGAATTATCAGTAACAACCTTTCCGGATAGAGCCGAGATATCAATCACAGATAATGGAAGAGGTATTCGAGAAGAATATTTGAATAAAGTATTTAATATGTTTTTTAGAGCATCTCAAGATTCTTATGGCTCAGGATTAGGTCTTTATATTACCAAACAGGTCGTTGAAAAGTTAAATGGGAAAATTGAAGTTTTTTCCCAATTTGGAAAAGGCACAACATTCCGCCTAAATCTTCCTAATTTGGAAAATAATAATTATTATTAG
- a CDS encoding isocitrate dehydrogenase (NADP(+)), translated as MNKIKVANPVVELDGDEMTRIIWKFIKDKLITPYIDVDIKYYDLGIEHRDATNDQVTVDAAEAIKKYQVGIKCATITPDEARVKEFNLKQMWKSPNGTIRNILDGTVFREPIVTNNVPRLVPNWTAPICIGRHAFGDQYRATDTVIKGKGKLTLTFTPEDGGAAQTFEVYNFKGDGVALAMYNTDESIRGFAQSCFNLALQKKWPLYFSTKNTILKKYDGRFKDIFEETYEKEFKAKFEAAGLTYEHRLIDDMVASALKMNGKFVWACKNYDGDVQSDIVAQGFGSLGLMTSVLITPDGKVLEAEAAHGTVTRHYREHQKGRPTSTNPIASIFAWTRGLAFRGKLDNNQELIKFCEALEQVCVETVESGKMTKDLAVSVYGSNVKHGEHFLYTEEFLSAIDTNLKAKLSK; from the coding sequence ATGAACAAAATTAAAGTTGCAAATCCAGTAGTGGAACTTGATGGAGATGAAATGACCAGAATTATCTGGAAATTTATCAAAGATAAACTTATCACTCCTTACATTGATGTTGATATTAAGTACTACGACCTTGGTATCGAGCACCGTGATGCGACCAACGATCAGGTAACTGTTGATGCTGCAGAGGCTATAAAAAAATATCAGGTTGGTATCAAATGCGCGACCATCACTCCTGATGAGGCTCGTGTAAAAGAGTTCAACCTTAAGCAAATGTGGAAATCTCCTAACGGAACAATCAGAAATATCCTTGATGGTACCGTTTTCCGTGAGCCAATTGTAACCAACAACGTTCCAAGACTTGTTCCAAACTGGACTGCTCCTATCTGTATCGGTCGTCATGCTTTCGGTGATCAGTATCGTGCTACTGATACTGTAATCAAAGGAAAAGGTAAATTAACTCTGACTTTCACTCCTGAAGATGGTGGAGCTGCTCAGACATTTGAAGTATATAACTTTAAAGGTGATGGCGTTGCTCTTGCAATGTACAATACAGATGAGTCTATCAGAGGTTTTGCACAATCTTGCTTTAACCTTGCGCTTCAGAAAAAATGGCCTCTTTATTTCTCAACTAAAAATACCATTCTTAAGAAATACGACGGTCGTTTCAAAGATATTTTCGAAGAGACTTACGAGAAAGAATTTAAAGCTAAATTCGAAGCTGCAGGTTTAACTTATGAGCACCGTTTGATCGATGATATGGTTGCTTCTGCACTTAAAATGAATGGTAAATTTGTATGGGCTTGTAAAAACTATGATGGAGACGTTCAGTCAGATATCGTAGCTCAGGGATTCGGTTCTTTAGGTCTTATGACTTCTGTACTTATTACTCCGGATGGAAAAGTACTTGAAGCAGAAGCTGCTCACGGAACAGTAACTCGTCACTACAGAGAGCATCAGAAAGGCAGACCAACTTCTACAAACCCAATAGCTTCTATCTTCGCTTGGACAAGAGGCCTTGCCTTCAGAGGAAAATTAGATAACAACCAAGAGCTAATCAAATTTTGCGAAGCTTTGGAGCAAGTTTGCGTTGAAACAGTAGAAAGCGGCAAAATGACAAAAGATCTTGCTGTATCTGTTTACGGAAGCAATGTTAAACATGGAGAACATTTCCTTTACACAGAGGAATTCCTTTCTGCAATCGATACCAATCTTAAAGCTAAGCTTTCTAAATAA